The following are from one region of the Pocillopora verrucosa isolate sample1 chromosome 3, ASM3666991v2, whole genome shotgun sequence genome:
- the LOC131794374 gene encoding LOW QUALITY PROTEIN: tubulin beta chain (The sequence of the model RefSeq protein was modified relative to this genomic sequence to represent the inferred CDS: inserted 1 base in 1 codon) — translation MREIVHLQAGQCGNQIGAKFWEVISDEHGIDPTGTYHGDSDLQLERINVYYNEATGGKYVPRACLVDLEPGTMDSVRSGPFGQIFRPDNFVFGQSGAGNNWAKGHYTEGAELVDSVLDVVRKEAEGCDCLQGFQLTHSLGGGTGSGMGTLLISKIREEYPDRIMNTFSVVPSPKVSDTVVEPYNATLSVHQLVENTDETYCIDNEALYDICFRTLKLTTPTYGDLNHLVSATMSGVTTCLRFPGQLNADLRKLAVNMVPFPRLHFFMPGFAPLTSRGSQQYRALTVPELTQQMFDAKNMMAACDPRHGRYLTVATMFRGRMSMKEVDEQMLNVQNKNSSYFVEWIPNNVKTAVCDIPPRGLKMSSTFIGNSTAIQELFKRISEQFTAMFRRKAFLHWYTGEGMDEMEFTEAESNMNDLVSEYQQYQDATAEDEGEFDEEEXAGDEDAA, via the exons atgcGAGAAATTGTTCATCTTCAGGCTGGCCAGTGCGGTAACCAAATCGGAGCTAAG TTCTGGGAGGTAATCTCGGATGAGCACGGCATTGATCCAACTGGCACTTACCACGGTGATTCCGACCTCCAGTTGGAAAGGATCAACGTTTATTATAATGAAGCTACAG GTGGAAAGTATGTTCCCAGAGCCTGTCTTGTCGATTTGGAACCTGGTACGATGGATTCCGTCCGTTCAGGTCCCTTTGGACAAATCTTCAGGCCAGACAACTTCGTCTTCG GTCAAAGCGGAGCTGGAAATAACTGGGCTAAAGGACACTACACCGAAGGAGCCGAATTGGTAGACTCTGTACTCGATGTGGTTCGCAAAGAAGCAGAAGGCTGTGACTGTCTGCAAGGTTTTCAACTCACACACTCGCTTGGCGGCGGAACCGGCTCGGGTATGGGAACTCTTCTTATTTCGAAGATCAGAGAAGAATATCCAGACAGAATCATGAACACATTCAGCGTCGTGCCATCACCAAAAGTATCAGACACCGTTGTGGAGCCTTACAACGCCACACTGTCCGTCCATCAGTTGGTTGAGAACACCGATGAAACATACTGCATCGACAATGAAGCACTCTACGATATCTGCTTCAGAACTCTGAAGCTTACCACACCAACCTATGGTGACTTGAACCACCTTGTATCAGCTACCATGAGCGGTGTAACAACTTGCCTTCGATTCCCTGGCCAG TTGAATGCTGATCTCAGGAAGTTGGCAGTGAACATGGTTCCTTTCCCGCGTCTTCACTTCTTCATGCCTGGATTTGCTCCTCTCACCAGCAGAGGATCCCAGCAGTACCGTGCACTCACAGTACCAGAACTTACCCAGCAGATGTTTGACGCCAAGAACATGATGGCTGCTTGTGACCCAAGGCATGGACGTTACCTAACTGTGGCAACAATGTTCCGTGGCCGTATGTCCATGAAGGAAGTTGATGAGCAGATGTTGAACGTTCAGAACAAGAACAGCTCCTACTTTGTGGAATGGATCCCCAACAACGTGAAGACCGCTGTCTGTGATATCCCTCCCCGTGGACTGAAAATGTCCTCTACCTTCATCGGCAACAGCACAGCCATCCAGGAACTGTTCAAGCGAATTAGCGAACAGTTTACCGCTATGTTCAGGCGTAAAGCTTTCTTGCATTGGTACACTGGAGAGGGTATGGATGAGATGGAGTTCACTGAG GCTGAATCCAACATGAACGATCTTGTTTCTGAGTACCAACAGTACCAGGATGCCACAGCAGAAGACGAAGGAGAGTTTGACGAGGAGG AGGCTGGAGATGAAGATGCTGCATAA